A genomic segment from Egibacteraceae bacterium encodes:
- a CDS encoding lysophospholipid acyltransferase family protein, translated as MAKQDRGPLLYRFLHAVLPPMLTALYRPWTEGLEHIPSAGPVILASNHLSFLDSVFLPAVLERPVFFLGKSEYFTGWKRYFFENVGVMPVARQGGDAGEASLRKGQEILEAGRMLGVYPEGTRSPDGRLYRGKTGPARLAMRTGAPVVPIAMMGTFEILPPTAKVPKVSRVGIRVGHPLDFAARYGSGDADRFALRSATDELMYELMMLSGQEYVDEYAAKVKSGEVVIGSGDLDELGAMLDRGDEIVVRRAG; from the coding sequence GTGGCCAAGCAGGATCGGGGTCCCCTGCTGTACCGGTTCCTGCACGCCGTGCTGCCCCCGATGCTGACGGCGCTGTACCGACCGTGGACGGAGGGACTCGAGCACATCCCCAGCGCGGGACCGGTCATCCTCGCGTCCAACCACCTGTCCTTCCTGGACTCGGTGTTCCTTCCCGCTGTGCTGGAGCGACCAGTCTTCTTCCTCGGCAAGAGCGAGTACTTCACCGGCTGGAAGCGCTACTTCTTCGAGAACGTCGGGGTCATGCCCGTGGCCCGCCAGGGCGGTGACGCCGGCGAGGCCAGCCTGCGCAAGGGCCAGGAGATCCTCGAGGCCGGCAGGATGCTCGGCGTGTACCCGGAGGGGACTCGCTCACCTGATGGTCGGCTCTATCGCGGCAAGACCGGGCCGGCGCGTCTGGCCATGCGCACCGGGGCGCCGGTGGTGCCCATCGCGATGATGGGCACGTTCGAGATCCTTCCACCCACGGCGAAGGTGCCGAAGGTCAGCCGGGTCGGCATCCGCGTCGGGCACCCATTGGACTTCGCGGCCCGGTACGGGTCGGGTGACGCCGACCGCTTCGCGCTGCGCAGCGCCACCGACGAGCTGATGTACGAGCTCATGATGCTGTCCGGCCAGGAGTACGTCGACGAGTACGCGGCCAAGGTCAAGTCCGGCGAGGTCGTCATCGGTTCGGGTGACCTCGACGAGCTGGGCGCCATGTTGGACCGGGGCGACGAGATCGTCGTGCGCAGGGCCGGGTAG
- a CDS encoding glycoside hydrolase family 3 N-terminal domain-containing protein yields MGGLRLLPLCLVLGFAVSMGTAVGVVLVAEPARTAPSAPTVVGTEPDTSPEVRAVTCEGAPLQERAAQVLVVGVPGVTAPTDPLVEEVLDVGVGGVLLTDANVESAEQVRGLVSALRRGAAHGLLVTTDEEPGRVSSFRTLLGATSSARTLAARGDPADVHAFARDLGGELAALGVDVTFAPVVDVDDGPARGIIGDRAFSGDPETAATYGLAFSEGLTEAGVHPAAKHFPGHGRSDTDSHRTSGLVEASLRELRTTDLVPFAAQIDAGVPLVMVNHVAYRALDPELPASLAAPTYALLRDMGFTGVAITDSTGMGAVHGTWDFPTSAVMAVRAGADAVLTTDGNQARAMRDALVEAVRDGDLDADRLDEAAGRVLALKGEDTEAVVCHEVAPAPTMRPVPGRAGD; encoded by the coding sequence GTGGGTGGCCTGCGCCTGCTGCCGTTGTGCCTCGTCCTCGGCTTCGCGGTGTCCATGGGCACCGCGGTCGGGGTGGTGCTGGTCGCCGAGCCCGCGCGGACGGCGCCCTCCGCGCCGACCGTGGTCGGCACCGAGCCGGACACGAGCCCCGAGGTCCGTGCGGTGACGTGCGAGGGTGCGCCCCTGCAGGAGCGGGCCGCACAGGTGCTGGTCGTCGGCGTGCCCGGGGTGACCGCCCCGACGGACCCGCTGGTCGAGGAGGTGCTCGACGTGGGCGTGGGCGGGGTGCTCCTCACCGACGCCAACGTGGAGAGCGCGGAGCAGGTCCGGGGACTCGTGTCCGCGCTGCGGCGGGGAGCGGCACACGGTCTGCTCGTGACCACCGACGAGGAACCCGGCCGGGTCTCGAGCTTTCGCACCCTGCTCGGCGCCACCTCGTCGGCCCGGACGCTGGCGGCTCGCGGGGACCCCGCCGACGTGCACGCCTTCGCCCGCGACCTCGGCGGGGAGCTCGCCGCCCTCGGGGTCGACGTGACCTTCGCCCCGGTCGTGGACGTCGACGACGGTCCCGCGCGGGGCATCATCGGTGACCGCGCGTTCTCCGGTGACCCGGAGACCGCCGCCACCTACGGGCTTGCGTTCTCCGAGGGTCTCACCGAAGCAGGGGTGCATCCCGCGGCGAAGCACTTCCCCGGGCACGGCCGCTCCGACACCGATTCGCACCGCACGAGCGGGCTGGTCGAAGCGAGCCTGCGGGAGCTGCGAACCACCGACCTGGTGCCCTTCGCGGCGCAGATCGACGCCGGGGTCCCGCTGGTCATGGTCAACCACGTCGCCTACCGTGCGCTGGACCCGGAGCTGCCCGCGAGCCTCGCGGCACCGACGTATGCGCTGCTGCGCGACATGGGGTTCACCGGGGTCGCGATCACCGACTCGACCGGCATGGGCGCGGTCCACGGCACCTGGGACTTCCCCACCTCGGCGGTCATGGCTGTGCGGGCGGGCGCCGATGCCGTGCTCACCACCGACGGCAACCAGGCTCGGGCCATGCGCGACGCGCTGGTCGAGGCGGTGCGCGACGGTGACCTCGACGCCGACCGGCTGGACGAGGCGGCCGGCCGCGTCCTGGCCCTGAAGGGCGAGGACACCGAGGCGGTGGTGTGCCACGAGGTCGCCCCGGCCCCCACGATGCGGCCGGTTCCCGGCCGGGCGGGCGACTGA
- a CDS encoding GntG family PLP-dependent aldolase has translation MIDLRSDTVTRPTSAMRAAMAAAEVGDDVYREDPTVERLQEVAAARFGRAAALLCPSGVMCNQLWLRVLARAGTEVVVEADAHVVNYEAGAGALLAGVQFRTVAAPDGLLSADQVAAAIRPDAFPLTPTSLVWVEHTHNRRGGTYYPVADLEAVAGVCRAAGVPLYMDGARVFNACVAAGVAPAVYGGLVDGLMFCTSKALGAPVGSLMVGDADAIDEAREWRRRYGGAMRQAGVIAAAGLVALDTMVDRLADDHANARLLAAAAQEVWPQGVDLGQVQTNIVYVEGVDAPAVVGGLRERGVMAGAMDARTVRLVTHPDVSAPDCRRAADALRRTLRAFVPG, from the coding sequence GTGATCGACCTGCGCTCGGACACCGTGACCCGCCCGACGTCGGCCATGCGGGCGGCCATGGCTGCCGCTGAGGTCGGCGACGACGTGTACCGCGAGGACCCGACCGTCGAGCGGCTGCAGGAGGTCGCGGCCGCGCGCTTCGGCCGCGCGGCGGCACTCCTTTGCCCCTCGGGGGTGATGTGCAACCAGCTCTGGCTGCGGGTGCTCGCCCGGGCCGGCACCGAGGTGGTCGTCGAGGCGGACGCGCACGTCGTGAACTACGAGGCCGGGGCCGGGGCGCTGCTCGCGGGCGTGCAGTTCCGCACCGTCGCCGCGCCCGACGGGCTGCTGTCCGCCGACCAGGTCGCGGCGGCCATCCGACCCGACGCCTTCCCCTTGACCCCGACGTCGCTGGTGTGGGTGGAGCACACGCACAACCGCCGCGGCGGGACCTACTACCCCGTCGCAGACCTCGAAGCCGTGGCGGGGGTCTGCCGCGCCGCCGGCGTCCCGCTGTACATGGACGGGGCACGGGTGTTCAACGCGTGCGTCGCCGCGGGCGTGGCACCGGCCGTCTACGGCGGCCTGGTGGACGGGCTGATGTTCTGCACCTCCAAGGCGCTCGGGGCGCCCGTGGGCAGCCTCATGGTGGGCGACGCCGACGCCATCGACGAGGCGCGGGAATGGCGCCGCCGCTACGGGGGGGCCATGCGGCAGGCCGGGGTGATCGCCGCGGCCGGGCTGGTCGCCCTGGACACGATGGTCGACCGGCTGGCCGACGACCACGCCAACGCCCGCCTGCTGGCCGCCGCCGCGCAGGAGGTCTGGCCCCAGGGGGTGGACCTTGGGCAGGTGCAGACCAACATCGTGTACGTGGAAGGCGTCGACGCCCCGGCGGTGGTCGGCGGCCTGCGGGAGCGGGGGGTGATGGCGGGGGCGATGGACGCCCGCACGGTGCGCCTGGTCACCCATCCCGACGTGTCGGCGCCGGACTGCCGCCGCGCCGCCGACGCTCTGCGCCGGACGTTGCGCGCGTTCGTCCCCGGCTAG